Proteins encoded in a region of the Cygnus olor isolate bCygOlo1 chromosome 4, bCygOlo1.pri.v2, whole genome shotgun sequence genome:
- the DMP1 gene encoding dentin matrix acidic phosphoprotein 1: MPWLRRTGSGMKAALLALLMLWAAACAHPVHNRLSAPLEPEDTVPGDEVRVLGPLLGSGNIGHLRASVGPGDGGDRDLAVGNHVEQDLAKHDGLPAWPGDEEDDSGDDTLDGEEGEGPSYGTADAGGHGGSSSSSSSSSESAMAQHRYSRYRGSFRRGGGSSSSQEDEEESAGLGGEGMQGDDPSVFDNLGRGRRVRGASVSPREDGDSRSPEAEDTDSTEDSPSAEEKSNSQEDSQASRSGEEEDSHDEDRDSPSREASDEEASDEEAKESTESAEDGSEEAVSAPEGRSGSREERASPEDRSAPSDLDSEEEQSKSREEEEESKSTEDSLESEEDGNDSKPDEDAPSASAESHSASPESSDEDDEDEDNTTGEDSTSTESTNSASPEDEDEDDEQSRSQEDASSPRSLGSESRKRRLDAYHRKPAADYDDNDCQDGY, translated from the exons ATGCCTTGGCTGCGTCGCACCGGCAGTGGGATGAAGGCTGCGCTGCTGGCGCTGCTGATGCTGTGGGCTGCGGCCTGCGCCCACCCT GTGCACAACCGCCTCTCCGCGCCCCTGGAGCCTGAG GACACAGTGCCGGGGGACGAGGTGAGGGTACTGGGCCCCCTCCTGGGCAGTGGAAACATCGGTCACCTTCGTGCCAGCGTGGGGCCAGGGGACGGCGGTGACAGGGACCTCGCTGTTGGGAACCACGTGGAGCAGGACCTTGCCAAGCATGACGGGCTGCCTGCCTGGCCAGGGGACGAGGAGGACGACAGCGGGGACGACACCTTGGACGGTGAGGAGGGCGAAGGGCCCAGCTATGGCACTGCGGATGCTGGAGGAcatggtggcagcagcagcagcagcagcagcagcagtgagagtGCAATGGCCCAGCACCGCTACAGCAGGTACCGTGGCAGCTTcaggcggggagggggcagcagcagcagccaggaggacgaggaggagagCGCCGGCTTGGGCGGTGAAGGCATGCAGGGCGACGACCCCTCAGTTTTTGACAATCTGGGCAGAGGGCGACGTGTCCGGGGGGCCTCTGTCAGCCCCCgggaggatggggacagccGGTCCCCGGAGGCCGAGGATACTGACTCCACGGAGGACAGCCCCTCAGCCGAGGAGAAGAGCAACTCACAGGAGGACAGTCAGGCCAGCAGgtctggggaggaagaggacagCCACGATGAGGACAGGGATAGCCCCTCCAGGGAGGCCTCAGATGAGGAGGCCTCAGATGAGGAGGCTAAGGAATCCACAGAGTCCGCGGAGGATGGCTCGGAGGAGGCAGTGAGCGCACCAGAGGGGCgcagtggcagcagggaggagcgGGCGTCCCCTGAGGACAGGAGCGCACCATCTGACCTCGACAGCgaggaagagcagagcaagtccagggaggaagaggaggagagtaAGTCCACAGAGGACAGTTTGGAATCAGAGGAGGATGGGAACGACTCCAAACCTGATGAGGATGCTCCGAGTGCATCGGCTGAGAGCCACAGCGCATCCCCAGAGAGCAGTGACGAGGACGACGAGGATGAAGACAACACAACAGGCGAGGACAGCACATCCACAGAGAGCACCAACAGTGCGTCCCCAGAGGACGAGGATGAGGATGATGAGCAGAGCCGCTCCCAGGAGGACGCCAGCTCTCCGCGCAGCCTGGGCAGCGAGAGCCGCAAGCGGCGGCTGGACGCCTACCACAGGAAGCCAGCCGCTGACTACGACGACAACGACTGCCAGGATGGGTACTGA